One Brevibacterium spongiae DNA segment encodes these proteins:
- a CDS encoding pirin family protein produces the protein MSNVETRPEQVVCTAGGLPGPNCDQQGRSPVEIITSREVPLGGPRAMKVRRTLPQRQRSLIGPWCFVDHYGPADVSVTGGMDVAPHPHTGLATVSWLFEGAIQHIDSGGNAGLVLPGEVNLMTAGAGICHSEVSTEDTTTLHGVQLWLALPDSSRHQPEREFEHYEPEPVDFDGGQLLVFLGEVWGTASPVRTHSPLLGAEIRLDPGASIDLPVDPAFEHGVLVDSGDITLENVELPVAAIGYTGVGVDELRIANRGDEPGRVILLGGEPFPEDIVMWWNFVGRTHEEIARYREEWQAEGDRFGVVDGYVGKGGPGQNADGMGRLPAPRLPDVTIKARKNPPPQVQGGPEA, from the coding sequence ATGAGCAACGTAGAGACTCGCCCGGAACAAGTCGTCTGCACTGCCGGCGGACTCCCCGGACCCAACTGTGACCAGCAGGGACGTTCCCCCGTCGAGATCATCACCTCCCGTGAAGTGCCGCTTGGCGGACCCCGTGCAATGAAGGTGCGCCGGACTCTGCCGCAGCGCCAACGCTCCCTCATCGGACCCTGGTGCTTCGTCGACCACTACGGCCCGGCCGACGTCTCCGTCACCGGCGGCATGGACGTCGCGCCCCACCCTCATACCGGGCTGGCGACCGTGAGCTGGCTCTTCGAAGGCGCCATCCAGCACATCGACTCCGGCGGCAATGCGGGGCTCGTCCTACCCGGCGAGGTCAACCTCATGACCGCCGGCGCCGGCATCTGCCACTCCGAGGTCTCGACCGAGGACACGACGACGCTCCACGGTGTGCAGCTGTGGCTGGCCCTGCCCGATTCCTCCCGCCACCAGCCGGAACGGGAATTCGAGCACTATGAGCCCGAGCCTGTCGACTTCGACGGCGGGCAGCTGCTCGTCTTCCTCGGCGAAGTGTGGGGGACTGCCTCTCCGGTGCGCACGCATTCGCCTCTGCTCGGCGCCGAGATCCGCCTCGACCCGGGTGCGAGCATCGACCTGCCCGTCGACCCGGCGTTCGAACACGGCGTTCTCGTCGATTCCGGTGACATCACCTTGGAAAACGTCGAACTGCCGGTCGCGGCGATCGGCTACACCGGGGTCGGTGTGGACGAGCTGCGCATCGCCAACCGCGGTGACGAGCCCGGCCGGGTCATCCTCCTCGGCGGGGAACCGTTCCCCGAGGACATCGTCATGTGGTGGAATTTCGTCGGCCGCACCCATGAGGAGATCGCACGGTACCGCGAGGAATGGCAGGCCGAAGGCGACCGTTTCGGTGTCGTCGACGGCTACGTCGGCAAGGGCGGACCCGGACAGAATGCCGATGGCATGGGCAGGCTCCCCGCACCGAGGCTGCCCGACGTGACCATCAAAGCGCGGAAGAATCCGCCGCCGCAGGTGCAAGGCGGCCCCGAGGCGTAA
- a CDS encoding GNAT family N-acetyltransferase yields the protein MSKTFEDKTGAEVTVTFNETDRSYDIAVADGTIAGHAFFLPGPDAEAERIFHHTEVDEQFGGRGLSKILVAEALEDSRELGVTVVPVCPLFVKKLDETGEDYAAQGGKFRKATGADMDIIKRQA from the coding sequence ATGTCGAAGACATTCGAGGACAAGACCGGCGCCGAGGTGACCGTGACCTTCAATGAGACCGATCGGTCCTATGACATCGCCGTGGCCGACGGCACCATCGCCGGACACGCTTTCTTCCTGCCCGGGCCGGATGCCGAAGCCGAGCGCATCTTCCACCACACGGAGGTCGACGAGCAGTTCGGCGGTCGCGGACTGTCGAAGATCCTCGTCGCCGAGGCGCTCGAGGACTCGCGCGAACTCGGCGTGACGGTCGTGCCTGTCTGCCCGCTCTTCGTCAAGAAGCTCGACGAGACGGGAGAGGACTATGCGGCGCAGGGCGGCAAGTTCCGCAAGGCCACCGGCGCTGACATGGACATCATCAAGAGACAGGCATGA
- a CDS encoding carboxymuconolactone decarboxylase family protein, which produces MSNASRPFIDKIHPENYKALAQAAASSRKASRAAGLDDGLIELVNTRVSQINGCRTCLSIHAPAARKAGVSQLKLDVLPSWHEAEIFTDQEFAALTLAESLTVLDKTADRDAIAAEVAQFLTTEQISAVEWSTILINAFNRISIASDHPVFGAKQD; this is translated from the coding sequence ATGAGCAACGCAAGCCGACCATTCATCGACAAGATCCACCCCGAGAACTACAAGGCACTGGCCCAGGCGGCCGCGAGCTCACGCAAGGCCTCACGTGCTGCAGGCCTCGATGACGGGCTCATCGAACTCGTCAACACGCGGGTATCGCAGATCAACGGCTGCCGCACCTGCCTGAGCATCCACGCTCCGGCGGCGCGGAAGGCCGGAGTCTCACAGCTCAAGCTCGACGTGCTGCCCAGCTGGCATGAGGCGGAGATCTTCACCGATCAGGAGTTCGCCGCGCTCACACTCGCCGAGTCGCTGACGGTGCTGGACAAGACCGCTGATCGGGATGCGATCGCCGCCGAGGTGGCGCAATTCCTGACGACCGAGCAGATCTCGGCGGTCGAGTGGTCGACTATCCTCATCAACGCGTTCAACCGCATCTCGATCGCCAGCGACCACCCAGTGTTCGGAGCCAAACAGGACTGA
- the arr gene encoding NAD(+)--rifampin ADP-ribosyltransferase, with product MSEPLDHGPFFHGTKAKLNPGDLLTAGYASNYRPEIVMNHIYFTSIVDGAGLAAQVAALDGTPHVYEVEPTGDFEDDPNVTDKKFPGNPTRSYRSTEALRVIREVDGWPRMSSDELQTWRGKLAALLDDDSAEIIN from the coding sequence ATGTCTGAGCCACTTGATCACGGACCGTTCTTCCATGGCACCAAGGCGAAACTGAATCCGGGCGATCTGCTCACCGCAGGGTACGCATCGAACTATCGCCCCGAGATCGTCATGAACCACATCTACTTCACCTCGATCGTCGACGGTGCGGGGCTGGCCGCCCAAGTTGCCGCCCTCGACGGGACGCCTCATGTCTACGAGGTCGAACCCACCGGCGACTTCGAGGATGACCCCAATGTCACCGACAAGAAGTTCCCGGGCAATCCGACCCGCTCATACCGCAGCACCGAAGCGCTGAGAGTGATCCGCGAGGTCGACGGCTGGCCGCGCATGAGCTCCGACGAGTTGCAGACGTGGCGGGGCAAACTCGCGGCCCTCCTCGACGACGACAGCGCCGAGATCATCAACTGA
- a CDS encoding Nramp family divalent metal transporter: MSADMTSQTTDTTASAPSTFAGRLRLIGPGIVLALASVGASDMITTMNSGAEYGLALIWVFTVGIILKFVLSEAVSRLQMSGDRSLLSHLTRFGGRTFPVLFLIAELLVGLFFGAGVVAVTTNILQAIFPVLPFWPTAIVVLLSAAVLVGIGRYGIVEKAMMGFGIIMFFGILALAISVFQGQDAQEVAAATIVPSFPNTSIITVMSLIGGVGGATGILAYSFWIREKAWRTPDWKPVVRLDLFISYGLVFVFAVAMSAVGAFILYGQGFTISDNDALFAIADDLVGRIGEAGRLVFLISFLAVVYTSVLGGFSGIAYVTADCMRVLRRYPHQDEPAHEMSAKSIEFRGALVYLSIATLIIMSLGKPVTLVLVYAAISAFILPVLALALLVILNRSSVPEQLRNTKWSNVLLGVCLVLFGFLAALQVRESVMGLVG; encoded by the coding sequence ATGTCCGCAGATATGACTTCGCAGACGACTGACACCACCGCCTCGGCGCCGTCGACCTTCGCCGGACGACTCCGACTCATCGGGCCGGGCATCGTCTTGGCCCTGGCCAGCGTCGGCGCATCGGACATGATCACGACGATGAACTCCGGTGCCGAATACGGACTGGCGCTGATCTGGGTGTTCACCGTCGGCATCATCCTCAAATTCGTGCTCTCCGAGGCGGTGTCCAGGTTGCAGATGAGCGGCGACCGTTCGCTGCTCTCCCACCTCACCCGGTTCGGCGGGCGGACGTTCCCCGTGCTGTTCCTCATCGCCGAGCTGCTCGTCGGGCTCTTCTTCGGCGCCGGCGTCGTCGCGGTGACGACGAACATCCTGCAGGCGATCTTCCCGGTCCTGCCGTTCTGGCCGACTGCGATCGTCGTGCTCCTCTCGGCTGCAGTGCTCGTCGGCATCGGCCGGTACGGGATTGTCGAAAAGGCCATGATGGGGTTCGGAATCATCATGTTCTTCGGCATCCTTGCGCTGGCGATCTCCGTGTTCCAGGGGCAGGACGCGCAGGAGGTCGCGGCGGCGACGATCGTGCCGAGCTTCCCGAACACCTCGATCATCACGGTGATGTCGCTCATCGGCGGTGTCGGGGGAGCGACGGGCATCCTCGCCTACTCGTTCTGGATCCGTGAGAAGGCGTGGCGCACACCTGACTGGAAGCCAGTTGTCCGCCTTGACCTGTTCATCAGCTACGGGCTGGTCTTCGTCTTCGCCGTGGCGATGAGCGCCGTCGGTGCCTTCATCCTCTACGGGCAGGGCTTCACGATCTCGGACAATGACGCGCTGTTCGCCATCGCCGACGACCTGGTCGGGCGCATCGGTGAAGCGGGTCGCCTCGTCTTCCTCATCAGCTTCCTCGCCGTTGTGTACACGAGCGTGCTCGGCGGATTCTCCGGCATTGCCTACGTCACCGCCGACTGCATGCGCGTGCTGCGCCGCTACCCGCACCAGGACGAACCGGCCCACGAGATGTCGGCGAAGTCGATCGAGTTCCGCGGGGCCCTGGTCTACCTCTCGATCGCGACGCTGATCATCATGAGCCTCGGCAAACCGGTCACCCTCGTGCTGGTCTACGCGGCGATCAGCGCGTTCATCCTGCCGGTGCTTGCGCTCGCCCTGCTCGTCATCCTCAACCGGTCTTCCGTGCCGGAGCAGCTGCGAAATACGAAGTGGTCGAACGTGCTGCTCGGCGTGTGCCTGGTCCTGTTCGGCTTCCTCGCTGCCCTGCAGGTGCGGGAGTCGGTGATGGGGTTGGTGGGGTAG
- a CDS encoding ATP-binding protein — MDYLSRTIDLELDELLNETPAIAVDGPKGVGKTDTASRRSDIAWYLDDPAQRDILRSDFSLKSIPKGTVLLDEWQQLPQIWDSVRRLVDAGAPNGRFLLTGSASPVDTAGTHSGAGRILSLRMRPMGVHERGLTTPTVSLAQLLSRQATSVDGTTTLQLTDYAEAIVSSGFPGIMNSPLRIRRRMIDAYLQRVVDRDLPDLGFTVRRPETLRRWLAAYAAASSTTTAYSRLLDTTTAGDGTQPAKTTTIAYRDHLSQLWLLDPVPGWVPTNSPNRRLQQAPKHHLADPALAASLLNQTAESLLSPRGAHLAGPLFESLVTLGVRVMAQAAEASVSHLRLHGGAREVDLVVEGVDGAIVGIEVKLAADVSDSDVKHLRWLREQVPDRVTDLVVVTTGTTAYRRNDGIAVVPLALLGP; from the coding sequence GTGGATTACCTTTCCCGAACCATTGATCTCGAACTCGACGAACTGCTTAATGAAACCCCAGCCATAGCAGTTGACGGCCCCAAAGGCGTGGGTAAAACCGATACGGCATCGCGCCGATCAGACATTGCCTGGTACTTGGACGACCCAGCTCAACGCGACATCCTTCGCTCTGACTTCTCCCTGAAGTCAATCCCAAAGGGCACCGTACTTCTCGACGAATGGCAACAACTGCCACAGATTTGGGATTCAGTTCGGCGATTGGTGGACGCGGGTGCGCCGAATGGACGTTTTCTTCTCACCGGCTCTGCATCACCGGTCGACACCGCTGGGACACACAGCGGTGCCGGACGCATCCTGTCCCTTCGCATGCGTCCAATGGGTGTGCACGAGCGCGGACTCACCACGCCGACTGTTTCATTGGCTCAGCTATTGTCAAGGCAGGCCACGTCAGTCGACGGGACAACGACGCTGCAACTGACCGACTACGCTGAAGCCATTGTTTCCAGCGGCTTCCCTGGCATCATGAATAGCCCGCTGCGAATCCGGCGCCGCATGATTGATGCCTACCTTCAGAGAGTCGTCGACAGAGATCTGCCTGATCTGGGGTTCACTGTCAGGCGTCCAGAAACGCTCAGGCGGTGGCTCGCTGCCTATGCCGCTGCTTCGTCAACGACAACGGCATATTCACGTCTACTCGACACGACTACAGCCGGTGATGGAACTCAACCAGCGAAGACTACGACAATTGCCTATAGAGACCACCTCAGCCAACTGTGGCTTCTCGACCCAGTCCCCGGCTGGGTACCGACCAACAGCCCGAACCGACGCTTGCAACAAGCTCCAAAACATCACTTAGCCGATCCCGCTCTCGCTGCCAGCCTTCTCAACCAGACCGCAGAATCACTTTTGTCTCCCCGAGGAGCCCATCTTGCGGGGCCTCTGTTCGAGTCGCTCGTGACATTGGGGGTCAGGGTCATGGCTCAAGCGGCAGAGGCCTCGGTCAGTCACCTCCGCCTACATGGAGGTGCGCGAGAAGTCGACCTCGTTGTTGAAGGCGTCGACGGCGCAATCGTCGGTATCGAGGTCAAGCTCGCTGCCGATGTCTCGGATTCAGATGTGAAGCACCTACGTTGGCTCCGAGAGCAAGTTCCTGATCGCGTCACCGACCTGGTTGTTGTCACCACTGGCACAACGGCTTACCGGCGCAACGATGGAATCGCCGTCGTGCCGCTGGCACTGCTCGGCCCCTAA
- a CDS encoding TRAP transporter large permease, with protein sequence MFEATIVLVVVLIALLVTSAPIAVALGLTSLVYFYYFTLIPMTQVSERLFNALNSFPLMAIPFFILAANIMSRGGISRRLTDFGAAMVGHLRGGMAITTVLACMFFAAVSGSSPATVVAVGALMIPAMVKNGYPKEFSTGLVATSGSLGILIPPSIPLIVFGIATEQNIGDLFLAGVLPGILAGVMLLGMAVFVAWKKGYGHAGVGFRMSNKDKLKAFRDAILALALPFLVLGGIYSGWFTPTEAAAVAVAYSLVVSLLIYREIKISQLWEVTMASVKTSAMVMFIIANGILFTFVLASERIPGQISSTITEWDLQPWQFLILVNILLLFVGCVMETSSAILILAPILLPIAMELGIDPIHFGIIVVMNLEIGMITPPLGLNLFVASGMSGMSVVGVAKAAIPSALVLLAALVLVTFVPFFATAFVG encoded by the coding sequence ATGTTCGAAGCAACCATCGTCCTCGTCGTCGTCCTCATCGCGCTGCTCGTCACCTCGGCCCCGATCGCGGTCGCTTTGGGACTGACCAGTCTCGTCTACTTCTACTACTTCACGCTCATTCCGATGACTCAGGTCTCGGAACGCCTGTTCAACGCACTCAATTCGTTCCCGCTCATGGCGATCCCCTTCTTCATCCTCGCGGCGAACATCATGTCTCGGGGCGGGATCTCCCGGCGACTGACGGACTTCGGTGCGGCCATGGTCGGGCATCTGCGCGGCGGCATGGCGATCACCACGGTGCTCGCGTGCATGTTCTTCGCCGCGGTCTCCGGGTCGTCACCGGCCACGGTCGTCGCGGTCGGTGCGCTGATGATTCCGGCGATGGTGAAGAACGGGTACCCGAAGGAGTTCTCCACGGGGCTCGTAGCCACCTCGGGGTCGTTGGGAATCCTCATCCCACCGTCGATTCCGCTCATCGTCTTCGGCATCGCGACTGAACAGAACATCGGCGACCTGTTCCTCGCCGGCGTCCTGCCGGGCATCCTCGCCGGTGTGATGCTGCTGGGCATGGCAGTGTTCGTCGCCTGGAAGAAGGGCTACGGTCACGCCGGTGTCGGATTCCGGATGTCGAACAAGGACAAGCTCAAGGCTTTCCGTGATGCGATCCTCGCTCTCGCGCTGCCGTTCCTCGTCCTCGGCGGTATCTATTCCGGGTGGTTCACCCCCACCGAGGCGGCCGCAGTGGCCGTTGCCTATTCGCTGGTTGTGTCGTTGCTGATCTACCGCGAGATCAAGATCTCGCAGCTGTGGGAGGTGACGATGGCGTCGGTGAAGACCTCGGCGATGGTCATGTTCATCATCGCCAACGGCATCCTCTTCACCTTCGTGCTGGCCAGTGAGCGAATTCCGGGTCAGATCTCGTCGACGATCACCGAATGGGATCTGCAGCCGTGGCAGTTCCTCATCCTCGTCAACATCCTGCTGCTGTTCGTCGGCTGTGTGATGGAGACATCCTCGGCGATCCTCATCCTCGCCCCGATCCTGCTGCCGATCGCGATGGAGCTGGGCATCGACCCGATCCACTTCGGCATCATCGTGGTGATGAACCTCGAGATCGGCATGATCACACCGCCGCTGGGACTCAACCTGTTCGTCGCCTCCGGCATGTCGGGAATGAGCGTCGTCGGGGTGGCGAAAGCCGCGATCCCGAGTGCGCTGGTGCTGCTCGCGGCACTTGTGTTGGTGACGTTCGTGCCCTTCTTCGCGACGGCGTTCGTGGGATGA
- a CDS encoding TRAP transporter small permease yields the protein MKTIDKYLSRVENFLAGGCLIAATVLAVFAVLLRNITGDVIFWSEEAIIYLIIFSTFFGAVVTLRHNEHVAVDIMPTLLKGKAKKFFVVLGGLATLVYAGFVAYLSWALITEPFSRTTITPALKVPLWVVELSLAVGMTLFFIRAVEMTVRALRTSAADLDKDVLAEEAAAVGLDVEDIAIVEDDKKRGDR from the coding sequence ATGAAGACCATCGACAAGTATCTCAGCCGGGTCGAGAACTTCCTCGCCGGCGGCTGCCTCATCGCGGCCACCGTGCTGGCAGTCTTCGCAGTGCTGTTGCGCAATATCACCGGTGACGTCATCTTCTGGTCTGAAGAGGCGATCATCTACCTCATCATCTTCTCGACGTTCTTCGGCGCGGTGGTCACTCTGCGCCACAACGAACACGTGGCCGTCGACATCATGCCGACTCTGCTCAAGGGCAAGGCGAAGAAGTTCTTCGTCGTCCTCGGTGGTTTGGCCACCCTGGTCTACGCGGGCTTCGTCGCCTACCTGTCGTGGGCGCTCATCACCGAACCGTTCTCACGGACGACGATCACTCCGGCTCTCAAGGTGCCTCTGTGGGTGGTCGAGCTCTCGCTGGCCGTCGGCATGACGCTCTTCTTCATCCGCGCCGTGGAGATGACGGTCCGTGCGCTGCGGACCTCGGCTGCCGATCTCGACAAGGATGTGCTCGCCGAGGAGGCCGCCGCAGTCGGCCTCGACGTCGAGGACATCGCGATCGTCGAGGACGACAAGAAGAGAGGCGATCGCTGA
- a CDS encoding TRAP transporter substrate-binding protein: protein MSGCNPARSGDQQKFELRFAHVTSVGTPKGLAADYFAEQVEEKSERRIEVEVFPNSELYGDKDEMQAIQSNAVQVLAPASAKFTTIAPSLQVLDLPFIFDDPDEIPEVASPDTEIGKAIYANPDLEKNGLKVLGLWDSGMKQIHSNNKTLSPEDMKGKKYRIQPSDVLRTQFETWGGIPTPLSFAEVYSGLQQGLIDGGENTYSNIQSQNMHTVQKYVTELDHGYIGYILTVNKRWYDELPDDLQAVVDEAADSASEFNRQEAQKVNAESKKTIEESGGTEIVIPSKEERQAFKDLVVPSEYEKYRETIGPEVVDELLERNEERG, encoded by the coding sequence TTGAGCGGATGCAATCCCGCACGCAGCGGAGATCAACAGAAATTCGAACTGCGATTCGCCCATGTCACCTCGGTGGGCACACCGAAGGGACTCGCAGCCGACTACTTCGCTGAACAGGTCGAAGAGAAGTCCGAACGCCGGATCGAGGTCGAGGTGTTCCCGAACTCGGAACTCTACGGCGACAAGGACGAGATGCAGGCCATCCAGTCCAATGCCGTCCAGGTACTGGCCCCGGCGAGCGCGAAGTTCACGACTATCGCGCCGAGCCTCCAGGTCCTCGATCTGCCGTTCATCTTCGATGATCCGGATGAGATCCCCGAGGTCGCCAGCCCCGATACGGAGATCGGCAAAGCCATCTATGCGAACCCTGATCTGGAGAAGAACGGGCTCAAGGTCCTCGGTCTGTGGGACTCGGGGATGAAGCAGATCCACTCGAACAACAAGACGCTGAGTCCCGAGGACATGAAGGGCAAGAAGTATCGCATCCAGCCTTCGGACGTGCTGCGCACCCAGTTCGAGACCTGGGGTGGAATTCCGACGCCTCTGTCGTTTGCCGAGGTCTACAGCGGACTGCAGCAGGGACTCATCGACGGTGGCGAGAACACTTACTCGAACATCCAGTCGCAGAACATGCATACCGTCCAGAAGTACGTGACCGAACTCGACCACGGCTACATCGGCTACATCCTCACGGTGAACAAGCGCTGGTATGACGAACTGCCGGACGATTTGCAGGCCGTCGTCGACGAGGCCGCCGATTCAGCCAGTGAGTTCAACCGCCAAGAGGCACAGAAGGTCAACGCTGAGTCGAAGAAGACCATCGAGGAGTCCGGCGGCACGGAGATCGTCATTCCGAGCAAGGAGGAGCGTCAGGCTTTCAAGGACCTGGTCGTCCCGTCCGAATACGAGAAGTATCGCGAGACTATCGGGCCCGAGGTGGTCGACGAACTCCTCGAACGCAACGAAGAGAGAGGCTGA
- a CDS encoding GntR family transcriptional regulator, with amino-acid sequence MDQESASTKRDVIVLGLRRRILSRELDRGERLRQDQVAEWFNASITPVREALRILEAEGLVTSEAHRGVRVAGVDVDRLKSLFVTRRLTETFAIARATTRISRHELRQAERLLEALDEASADGDSLGRNTRNEEFHFFFYDRCGMPALRDDIAARWRAFPWDLTLDSPERLDQVHSEHQAIVDAVRDVDPDAAARHLGDHITNGFLRLAESTTGQPVSDPFDFDTD; translated from the coding sequence GTGGATCAGGAGTCGGCATCGACGAAGCGAGACGTCATCGTCCTCGGACTGCGCCGCAGGATCCTCTCCCGCGAACTCGATCGCGGTGAACGCCTGCGGCAGGATCAGGTCGCCGAATGGTTCAATGCCTCCATCACCCCGGTCCGCGAGGCCCTTCGCATCCTCGAAGCCGAAGGCCTCGTCACCTCCGAGGCCCATCGCGGCGTGCGGGTCGCCGGCGTCGACGTCGACCGGCTGAAGTCGCTCTTCGTCACCCGCCGACTCACCGAGACCTTCGCCATCGCCCGCGCGACCACGCGGATCTCCCGGCACGAGCTGCGGCAGGCCGAACGCCTGCTCGAAGCTCTCGATGAGGCGAGTGCCGACGGCGATTCGCTCGGGCGCAACACTCGCAACGAGGAATTCCACTTCTTCTTCTACGACCGCTGCGGCATGCCTGCGCTGCGCGACGACATCGCCGCTCGCTGGCGGGCCTTCCCTTGGGATCTCACCCTCGACAGCCCGGAGAGGCTCGATCAAGTTCACTCCGAACATCAGGCGATCGTCGACGCCGTACGGGACGTCGATCCAGACGCGGCGGCGCGCCACCTCGGCGATCACATCACGAACGGCTTCCTCCGCCTGGCAGAGTCGACGACCGGTCAGCCGGTCTCCGATCCCTTCGATTTCGATACGGACTGA
- a CDS encoding CaiB/BaiF CoA transferase family protein: MATTAQASEARLPLTGITVISCEQAVAAPFASRQLADLGARVIKIERPGVGDFARGYDTTVNGLSSHFVWINRNKESLALDLKSSEGLQILHDLIASADVFIQNFAPGAAGRLGLGADELRDLNPRLIHASISGYGTDGPYKDAKAYDALVQAEAGLVSVTGTEEFPAKTGISTADIAAGMYTYSGILTALFNRERTGEGATLSTSLFDSLVEWMGYPLYFTRYGGTRPTRAGTSHAAIAPYGAFTCGDGTQIMLAIQNEREWERFATQVLDRPDMVSDERFDRAAHRYAHRHELQDIIDGAFAELTGEACDELLEAAGVAHSRQRDMSEIADHPQLTERHRWHDVDTPVGPISMLAPPVEMSGVGCRMDPIPAVGQNSESILGEMGMDAEAIGELRSNGVI; this comes from the coding sequence ATGGCCACTACTGCTCAGGCATCCGAAGCGCGCCTGCCGCTGACGGGCATCACCGTCATCAGCTGCGAACAAGCCGTCGCCGCGCCGTTCGCCTCACGCCAGCTCGCCGACCTCGGTGCGCGGGTCATCAAGATCGAACGCCCCGGTGTCGGGGACTTCGCTCGCGGGTATGACACGACTGTCAACGGTCTGTCGAGTCACTTCGTGTGGATCAACCGGAACAAGGAGAGCCTCGCCCTCGACCTCAAGAGCTCTGAAGGCCTGCAGATCCTTCACGATCTGATCGCCTCGGCCGATGTCTTCATTCAGAACTTTGCCCCCGGTGCCGCTGGCCGACTGGGTCTGGGTGCTGACGAACTGCGAGATCTCAACCCGCGACTCATCCACGCTTCGATCTCCGGATACGGAACGGACGGACCCTACAAGGACGCAAAGGCCTACGATGCTCTTGTGCAGGCCGAAGCAGGACTGGTCTCCGTGACCGGAACAGAGGAGTTCCCCGCAAAGACGGGAATCTCGACGGCAGATATCGCCGCCGGCATGTACACGTACTCCGGCATTCTCACCGCCCTATTCAACCGCGAACGCACTGGTGAGGGCGCCACCTTGTCGACGAGCCTCTTCGACTCCCTCGTCGAATGGATGGGCTACCCGCTCTACTTCACCCGCTATGGCGGCACCCGTCCCACCCGGGCCGGCACCTCCCATGCGGCAATCGCTCCATACGGGGCGTTCACCTGCGGCGACGGCACTCAGATCATGCTCGCCATCCAGAACGAACGCGAATGGGAGCGCTTCGCCACTCAGGTCCTCGACCGCCCCGATATGGTCTCCGACGAACGCTTCGACCGGGCCGCCCACCGCTACGCCCACCGTCACGAACTCCAGGACATCATCGACGGAGCCTTCGCGGAACTCACCGGAGAAGCCTGCGACGAACTGCTCGAAGCCGCCGGCGTCGCCCACTCCCGGCAGCGCGATATGAGCGAGATCGCCGACCACCCGCAGCTGACCGAACGCCACCGCTGGCACGACGTCGACACTCCGGTCGGTCCGATCTCGATGCTCGCACCCCCGGTCGAGATGTCCGGGGTCGGCTGCCGCATGGACCCGATCCCCGCGGTCGGGCAGAATTCGGAGTCCATCCTCGGCGAAATGGGAATGGATGCCGAAGCGATCGGCGAACTGCGCAGCAATGGGGTGATCTGA